In Minwuia thermotolerans, the genomic window CACCGAGAATAACGGGCGATGTGCCGCGACGAACGCGTATCTCATTTTGCATCCCGGGCGAAATACGCGGTGGCTTTTATGGGATGGCCCGCCCCTCCCGCTGGCGCCGAGCTATGGTGCCGGTGTGATTGAGAGGAAGGAGCAGACCGATGACCATCGTCACTCTTGGGATCGACCTGGGCAAGAACCTGAACAGCGTGGTGGGCCTGGACGCCGAGGGGCAGGTTGTTCTGCGTCGACGGGTCAGGCGGGCGACCCTCGTCGAACTCGCGGACAGGCTTTTACCCTGTACCGTCGCTATGGAGGCGTGCTGCGGTGCGCATCATGTCGGCCGTCTCTTTGCCACGAAGGGGCACGAGGTCCGGCTGATGTCGCCCGAGTATGTCCGTCCGTACGTGCGTGCGCAAAAGAACGACGACAACGATGCGGCGGGGATCGCCGAGGCGGCAACGCGGCCGACCATGCGCTTTGTCGAGTTGAAGAGCCAGGACCGGCTCGACCTGCAGACTCTGCATCGGGTCCGCTCTCGTCTCGTCGCAGCGCGCAAGGCGCTCGTGAACCAGCTTCGGGCGATCCTGCTCGAGCGTGGCTACACCTTCCGGCTGGGGCGCAAGGTTCTTGAACGGGAGATCGATCCGTTCCTCGCTGAGCCACCTTCGGAGCTTTCGACGCGCATCCTGACGCTTGTCGGAGACATGCGGGCCGAGTGGCAATCACTCGATGAGCGGATCGATGCCTTGAACCACGATCTGGCCGAGCATGTTCGTACCGACGAGGCGGCGAGCCGGCTGACCTCGATACCCGGCATCGGCATCCTTGGGGCAACCGCGCTGGTTGCGGCTGTCGGAGACGGTGAGGCGTTCCGT contains:
- a CDS encoding IS110 family transposase produces the protein MTIVTLGIDLGKNLNSVVGLDAEGQVVLRRRVRRATLVELADRLLPCTVAMEACCGAHHVGRLFATKGHEVRLMSPEYVRPYVRAQKNDDNDAAGIAEAATRPTMRFVELKSQDRLDLQTLHRVRSRLVAARKALVNQLRAILLERGYTFRLGRKVLEREIDPFLAEPPSELSTRILTLVGDMRAEWQSLDERIDALNHDLAEHVRTDEAASRLTSIPGIGILGATALVAAVGDGEAFRRARDMPAWLGLVPKQMTTGGKPRLLGITKRGNTYLRMLLIHGARAALPSLSKQATPLGAWLRGLLSRAHRNVVIVALAAKLARIAWASLRRGISFERGWGQAVAA